The Drosophila bipectinata strain 14024-0381.07 chromosome 3L, DbipHiC1v2, whole genome shotgun sequence region CTGCGGGAACCGGACGGCCAGCTGCTGCATATGGTGGTGGATAAGAGCACAAAGAGGCACTCCGTTCGCGTACAAATGTATGACCACCCAGATGCCTTCGCCGGCCTTGGTCACCTCGTTGACGTACTCCTGCCCAGAGATCTCCCTGACTGATCCGAATCTGGCTTTCTCGGCAGTGGCTCGCATTTCGGCAATGCGCCGCTGGCGGTATTGTTCCAGAACAGCTTCGTCCTCGGAATCTTCCAGCTCGTCCAGTTCATCCAGGGACATGTCATCAATCTTCTTATCCCTCTGACCTTCGTTTTGAGGCAAATCTGTTCGTCTTTGGATGGCATCATCCATTAAAGCTTGGATCTGGTCCTCTGTGATCGCAGCCTCTTTGGCTTTGGGTCCGATGATTCCCTTGGCGCGGAGAACATCGTTCCACTCGGTGTCTTCATTGGGATCCTACAAAAAATGCATGCCACGTGAGTTTTCATTCAAAGTTTTCATTACCAAATATGGAGTTTATTTTTGGTGCACCAAAAACACACCCACTCAGACACAAAGAAATTGGTTTCCTTCTAATAATGGAGAACCAACTTTTGTGATGTAAATGAATCCTTACCTGCATTGTCGATGATTAATTCAAGGGGAAGATAAATAACTTAAAAGTTTCTAAGAGTTAAGCGTATGCACCGtgtaaactaaaaataaaatatatttctaaacCAAATGACTCATGACGATAAATATATCGATAAGTGCCGTTTAGAGATGGGAGCCTGAACGATAGGTAAAACCTGTTGATATCTTACATGTAAGAATGtaaatgtaaaatgtaaattttaaaactttccaaatttaaaaaataaaattaataattaaaatttaaataaaattattaatgtaaaatttaaaaatattaaagtaaaagattaaaaagattcaattaatttatttatgagcTCACGGCAAGCATTTCGAATGATAGTTGCtttgtaaattattttcctatttatggaaaatattaaaaacaattatagTTTACAATTAGGTACTGCATTAACAtccattttttaataaaatatttaaaattaatttatctAGTTTTTGATAAACTTGTAATACCATTTATGATGGGCGACTTTGGACCATTACAAGGCGCAACTTTCTAGTTGGTATTTATCAAAATATCCTCTAATATTTGATCctttgatataaaatatattccgGATTTACAATCCTTTTATGGAATAAAAAAGTTCGTTTCCGTTTAAAATTACTTTGCCTataaaagcaaataatgcTTCGATACCTAGCCATAAGCAATATTTCTAAGAGCATATTAATGATAACAGAGATTCTCTAGCAATGTTGGATTCCTTTTAAGACACGGATTCCTGATCAGCTACTTTGTAGTACTTGTTAAAGTTAATGACGGATATCAGGTCACCGATTTCCTCCTGATAACCAGAGGCTGCCGCCTTATTCCCCAAGTAGATTAGATATAGCATAAACTTCTCAAACTCGGCTTCTTCCTGCATAAGGCGCTTGAATCGGGGATGAATGAATACATTATCATTATCACTATCCCTTACGAATGACTGAGAATGAATaaccctaaaaaaaattaatattttagaattgttataaataattatagaGAAGAAAGTGAACTTACTTGCAGAAGCGcagaataataataagcatCTTGTCTATGGTTTCCCTGACCTTGGCACTACGACGATTCAAGTGAGCCATAAAGGCCACCCTCTTCAGATACATGGCATGCTTCTGGTACAGACCCTCGATGGAATTCACAGTACACAGCTGTTCCTTAAACTTTTCCCAGGATCCCTGCAGGGCATTAGCTACCAAATGCGTCTGCAAGGATGTCATAAAATGTGCCAACTTGTGTCGTGACATCTGCAGCTGTCGGAACTGGGAAGCCGTCCTAAGTTCGGCCCCAAGGAGTTTCCCCATTTGCTGCAGATGATCAAAAGTCCCCTCGAGGACAAAGGTAACGTGACGTAGCTTCAGCAAATATCCAAAGACTTCACCATACTTGGCAATGGTTTCAGGGCTGATCACTAGATTCAATGGCCAGTCTACCTTGCAGTCCAGCTTCAGCATGGAAGTAGCTTCCACTGAATACAGATTCAGAGAATCGGGTATCGTGGAACAGTTTAAAATAAGATTCTGGGCCACCGTAATTTCATCCGAGCAGGATGCCAAGGCGTGACTCAGAATAGAATCGAGTATGCCCTTTTGACACAGACTGCGGGGATCAACGCCAGCGTTTATCCTTCCAAGGATATCACTAGTTAGCAATGTTCCGAACTGGCCATCCAGCAGAAAAAAGTAGTTCCTCAGTTTACGGAAATGATCGTAGATACGGAGCTCCTGGAAAATCCGCAACACCTCATTGCGAAGAAGAGCATAGTGGGCGTTGACAGGAGCCATTACGGAGAGCTGTAAGCATCGGCGGATCATGAAAGGATTGCAATTCTTTGGTAACTTTGAAAATGTAGGTCCTTTGTCTGCTTTTcctgtttgtgtttttgtgttgCATGTTAAGATGTCATTGGTGGGTAGCAGAAAAGTAGGTTTAAAGCTTGCCGCGAGCTGACCCAAGAAATCAGGTACTTTTTTCTTTGTTATTGGAGATCTATGGTCGCCGATTTCTTGGTTATTGTTGTTTGCTTCGTCTTTGTTGGATGAATCAGAAGTGTCTTTGGCGGGTGTTAGGCTTCCAATGTCTGCATCGGAAGTTGTGGACATGGGGGTGAGCATTGCTAACGACACATCCACATGCAACTTGTTGTTTTCCAGAGGGAGGCTCATGCTGTTGTTGCTCTTTTTGGTCCAAGCTTCGCCTAGGATAATATTATATTCACTATCCATCACCCGCCGCCGATTCCGAGCTCTTTCCGTTTCCGACGCCAAACTAATCTGCATTCGCTTGATGTGCTCATCCTCGGTGGAGTTGAAGGATTCGAAAGGATCATGATGGTTCATCCGTAAACGGTTGATTTGCAGTTCACTTAGAGGTTCCGATACATTTGCATTGAGATCGGAGGGCAGTGGGGCATCTGATTCTGTTCTCTGACTCTTTGATTGCTGATTGAGTTTGACCCATGTTTGGCACTCCTGGAACTGCTCCGAAGATTGCATATGCTGGCGATTGCGACTCAGCTCCGATTGGAGGATGGGCTCCTCATTGGAGTTCACCACATCCGACACTGTGCGGTTGTATGGAACTCCCCTGGCTGACAAAAATTCAGATTCTGTGTCATCCGTCGCCTCCATTTCCTTCTCCAAGCCTTCCTCGTTATGTTCAACAGAAGAATTATGTTGGGAATCTGGTCCTTCCTGGCAGGATACGAAACTTCGATCACTGTTTATGCTGGCAACTGGACTGACCATCCCGTGGGACTCTTTATCTGTTTCTAATTCCATCTGGAGAACACCCACTTCCTTTTCAAGCTCAGGTTTTAGTTGTTCCCattttcggtcttccatccgCTCGCATTCGGCTTGAAACGCCATCTCCCGGACGACTTCCTCACGGCGCTGCTCTAAACGAAGTTTCTCCTGAAGCGCCTTCTGCTTATTGAACTCCTCATAGCGCAGCTTCTTCTGGGCATTCGATTCAAGCAGGAGAATCTGCTGCTGTTCCTCCCAGGCGGCCAAATGAGCTTGCGTACGTTCCACCATAAGGTTTTTATAACTTCGTTTGGCGGCCATGCGCTCCTCAAAGATACTCTGCATGCTGCACCACCCAAAGCGTTGATATATAGCGGAGTATTTCTCCGCCAGGTTGCGTCGCGTCTCCTTAAGCTGCTGTTCTTCCAGGCAGACTACTAACTCCGGCAGCTCCACATCGAACACGGGGTGCTAGATGACACATTACtaagtaattataattttttttcataaggCTATTAAGCCATACCTGAGGATTGTAAGCCTTAAGCACTTGATTATACTTTCCACACTGCAGAATGTCGTCTTCGCAGCCACTCAAAAAATTCGGAACGGATTCTTTAATAACCATATAGCCCCGATCGAAAAACTCCTTGCTGCCCTCATCAAACACCATGTGCGAATTATTCAGGCTTCTGGTGATGAAGATCTCGTTCATGGTCTCATCCAGCTCTCCCTGAAAAAGCCACCGCTTCAGATGGACAAAGTAGGTCTGGCAAAGGCATCGCAGCAGGTAAATGAGGAGTTGCAGgaagttgctgttgctgcaatTATCAATGGCCGACCATATGCAGCTCAATAGAAACGGGCCAGTAACGTCACCATCCAAATTGACTTTACAAATAAAAGGTTtacaatacattttaaaaagaaactcAATTTACTTACGCCTTGGTTCATGATAGAACATTTTCTCCAAGTGCTGGAGCAGCAGCATAGTGGGAAGACTATAATCCAGTAGATGGATTATGCTGTTGGCACGAATGGAAAGTAGAAAATGCCGGCTGTTTGAAATAAATTCCACTATAGCTTCGCGTAGGgcctgaaattaaaaaaatattaaattacttgaaaaatcttttaaatcaAGAAC contains the following coding sequences:
- the viaf gene encoding viral IAP-associated factor homolog isoform X1, with amino-acid sequence MQDPNEDTEWNDVLRAKGIIGPKAKEAAITEDQIQALMDDAIQRRTDLPQNEGQRDKKIDDMSLDELDELEDSEDEAVLEQYRQRRIAEMRATAEKARFGSVREISGQEYVNEVTKAGEGIWVVIHLYANGVPLCALIHHHMQQLAVRFPQTKFLRSVATTCIPNFPEKNLPTIFIYHEGQMRKQYIGPLELRGEKLTLQELEFMLGQAGAVPTEITEDPRPQIRDKLLADLEDKSADFY
- the viaf gene encoding viral IAP-associated factor homolog isoform X2 — its product is MDPNEDTEWNDVLRAKGIIGPKAKEAAITEDQIQALMDDAIQRRTDLPQNEGQRDKKIDDMSLDELDELEDSEDEAVLEQYRQRRIAEMRATAEKARFGSVREISGQEYVNEVTKAGEGIWVVIHLYANGVPLCALIHHHMQQLAVRFPQTKFLRSVATTCIPNFPEKNLPTIFIYHEGQMRKQYIGPLELRGEKLTLQELEFMLGQAGAVPTEITEDPRPQIRDKLLADLEDKSADFY
- the Grip163 gene encoding uncharacterized protein Grip163, with amino-acid sequence MATLVVSMYVFISCYVWFPIQVNILNLVHLNQIQMDAEVECSRSVPDLVTHLATLLLKKELAPKMPTAADVAKKRTRIYEALFLKGSLSTESKLELFNDVCRELEDDCKLRKSLKDLQVLMGDRTLEESVETEDAENDSAKNKIRVLRPGPLRLVESYETAQEYMENRFSTVLNSVDQMKRALKPIQLKPYTNYIRMNSISKPPEPLGVKFQPPKTSAFSGIAESMARIRNSKGPSQILPFRMPILKKKQPSVEKEPEFICDPKTQKIFLSDQMLTNELKLYANKDLVLNYVEESVLIEHLKRAAAGLQSETIIISPKDSHKLLVKPNIALRTVLPEVVAEFADPFLRSGRALRRLSARVKRSRHVVTRLERPVTRALREAIVEFISNSRHFLLSIRANSIIHLLDYSLPTMLLLQHLEKMFYHEPRLNLDGDVTGPFLLSCIWSAIDNCSNSNFLQLLIYLLRCLCQTYFVHLKRWLFQGELDETMNEIFITRSLNNSHMVFDEGSKEFFDRGYMVIKESVPNFLSGCEDDILQCGKYNQVLKAYNPQHPVFDVELPELVVCLEEQQLKETRRNLAEKYSAIYQRFGWCSMQSIFEERMAAKRSYKNLMVERTQAHLAAWEEQQQILLLESNAQKKLRYEEFNKQKALQEKLRLEQRREEVVREMAFQAECERMEDRKWEQLKPELEKEVGVLQMELETDKESHGMVSPVASINSDRSFVSCQEGPDSQHNSSVEHNEEGLEKEMEATDDTESEFLSARGVPYNRTVSDVVNSNEEPILQSELSRNRQHMQSSEQFQECQTWVKLNQQSKSQRTESDAPLPSDLNANVSEPLSELQINRLRMNHHDPFESFNSTEDEHIKRMQISLASETERARNRRRVMDSEYNIILGEAWTKKSNNSMSLPLENNKLHVDVSLAMLTPMSTTSDADIGSLTPAKDTSDSSNKDEANNNNQEIGDHRSPITKKKVPDFLGQLAASFKPTFLLPTNDILTCNTKTQTGKADKGPTFSKLPKNCNPFMIRRCLQLSVMAPVNAHYALLRNEVLRIFQELRIYDHFRKLRNYFFLLDGQFGTLLTSDILGRINAGVDPRSLCQKGILDSILSHALASCSDEITVAQNLILNCSTIPDSLNLYSVEATSMLKLDCKVDWPLNLVISPETIAKYGEVFGYLLKLRHVTFVLEGTFDHLQQMGKLLGAELRTASQFRQLQMSRHKLAHFMTSLQTHLVANALQGSWEKFKEQLCTVNSIEGLYQKHAMYLKRVAFMAHLNRRSAKVRETIDKMLIIILRFCKVIHSQSFVRDSDNDNVFIHPRFKRLMQEEAEFEKFMLYLIYLGNKAAASGYQEEIGDLISVINFNKYYKVADQESVS